The following is a genomic window from Chryseobacterium sp. StRB126.
TTGAAGAACCCAATTAAGAAAACCGTTACAAAGGAGATCCAGAATGTATAGGAATCTACAGAAAAATCTTTTCCATAAAGGCCTAATGCAAAGTTTCCGGCAGCAAAGGTAATGTGTCTAATATCAAGATCAAGCCCGAAGAACATCCCTACAGGTGCCGTTGCACCAAGGAAAACCCCGAACCAGAAATTCGATACGATTCCCGGCCAGTTTTTAGCATAATATTTTGACAGTCCTTTTGCGAATTTCTTTCCAAAAAAACTTCTGATAGAGAGGTTTTTGGCAATTCTTTCCGGAATCTGATAGAATACGGAGTTGTTTCCGATATTTCCAGAGATAATTCCTGAAATGAAAAGATAGAAACCAGCAATACTGGCATGAAGAATTGCTTTGGATTTGAAAGGGTCAAGGTCTTTCAGCAGTTTATCTGATCTGTCTACAGCAAGATTTTGCGAGAAAAATACATCCAGTCCATAAATAATGGCAAGTGCTACCGGGAATGCCAATAAAACGTTTCCTACGAAGGCAATAAACTGGCTTCGGAAAAGTTTGGAGACAAGGTGAGCAAATTCCGTATTATTTCTTTTACTGTTTCCTTCTTCAGACAATACTTTAGTCATTGTAGCAGCAGTCATTGCCGGCTGTTTTGTGGCCAATGTGAACCCCATCAGATAGATCATTACAAATCCCATCGCATAGTTCATGGAATATAGAAACGCGTGTGAAAAGTCACTTCCGGGAATATATCCGTACAACATTTTCAGGACGCAGAGTGCTCCTACGATAATTCCACCACCACTCGCTTTGTAGAACATGGTCATATATTCCTTTCTGGTGGAAGTAATATAATGAGTTCCCGCTTCTGCAGTGTGATTGGTGATAAGGTGAGAAATTAGCCTTGTACTGTCGTTAATAAGATCAGCAATATTATTTTTGTGCGATTTATAGCTCAGAATATTAAAGATCAACTGTTTCGACCTTACCAGAATATCTTCTTCACTATCAATAATCAGCAGCTGTACAATTTCATAAATTCTTTCGGTCTGTTGACGGATCTTCAGCAATGATTGGTTAATTTTCCCTGAAATTCCATATTTAGCTGAATTTTTAAAGGCTATATTCACGAATTCCAGACACTGCTCAGAATAAATTTTAATCTGCTTATATCTACTGTCTTTAGAATGCAATTGTAGCTCAGGATCCTTAATAAGATCATCTGCCAATGCTTCCAATTCGTTCTGAAGAGCCAAAAATGGATTGGAAAGATTCCTGTACTGAGGCGCCATTCTTACTACTTCCACTTCCATCGCCATTCCTGTTACCCTCCATGAAAGGATATTCATTGAGAAAATAAGTTCCTTCTTTACATTTGGCTTAATGATAAAATCTGCAGCTCCAATGAGTGCCAGGAACTCATTAACCTCATTTTCCGGAAGATTGTGAAGATATTTTAAGTCTGTATTAGGTCTTAGACTTACATTATCAATCATGTACCACACTGTTTTTTCATTTTCAACAGGTGGCAGCACCTTATTCAGGATTCTTTTTTTAAGTTCCGGAAAAAAGGCATTTTCAGAAAGAATATTGGCTTCAGTGAGTGACAGGTTGAAGGGTCTTCCTTTAAAAATATTATGGATGTAATACTTGAAGTTTTCCGCAAAATTGGGATTGCTTCTGAGAAAGTTAAGCACATCTGTAAAGTCTGCCCTTTTTACACTCTCTAACAACTCTGCAAAGGGTTCCAAAGAAAGGGTTTCGTTCTTAAAAGAAAAGTATTTTTTAAGAACTGACTCAAAATTTGTGCTGGAATTAAAGAATTTCATTAGTACAAAGATACTATTTCAAACTCACATTCCTCATCTGTCTCATGATCCAATTGTGTTTCTTTCTTAAATAAGGGGATGGATTTTTTGGATCATACTTCTTTGGATTCGGCAGTACAGCAGCAATCCAGGCTGCATCTGATGTACTCAGGTCCTTAGATGATTTACCGAAATAATATTGTGCTGCTGCTTCTACCCCAAATACTCCCTGCCCCATCTCAATGGAATTCAGGTATCTTTCAAGGATAATGTCCTTGCTCCATGTTTTTTCAATAATAAAAGTATAGACTGCTTCCAACCCTTTTCTTACCCAGCTTCTGCCCTGCCAAAGAAAGACATTTTTTGCAGTTTGCTGAGAAATAGTACTTCCGCCTCTTATTTTTTTGCCTTTTTCATTATACTTCATTGCTTTTTCGATGGCTGTATAATCGAAGCCGTTATGGTCAAAGAATTTCTGGTCTTCTGAGGCAATGACTGCTTTTTTTACATTATCCCCCATTTCATCATAGGAGATATAGTCTCGGTGTAATTTGCCATACTCAAAAAGGCCTCCTATCTGAGTAAGGGTAATGGGTGGATTAAAAAATCTTCCCCAAATGATAAAAACTACGTTCAGAACAAGAACGATGAAAATAAACTGTTTAATTCTTTTCCACATAACTTTATAAAAAGGAAAGGCAAAAATAAGCAAATACTCCGATTTACTGCAATTCTTTCATATAAGTAAGCTGATAATCCGGTAAAAGTTCAGGATGGAAGATTTTAATATAATCTTTAAGAATTAAATCTGCTCTTACTCCTCCACTTTCAAAGAAGTCGTTAGCCATTTGCCTTTCTTTTCCACCTATTGTATATAGCTTTCCTTTGTTGAATACATCCAGCTTTCCGTAGAAATTATTCATCTTCAACATTTCTTTTCTTGAAGTATGGTTCCCTGCATTTACCCAGTACTGAACACCATTGGTCTTCGCAAATACTTCTTCAAAGCTCATCGTTAAAGCTTTTTCGTCCTTATTATCTTTCATGATATAAGTAGCATTGGCATCAGCAATATAATGAGCTACGGAAGTGTTTCCACCCGGAATATACCAAATATCCCCATACATTTCATTGGCCAGCACAACAGGTTTATCTTTTGCTCTTAATGCTAGTTGCTTCAGTTCATTATAGTTTTTCTCCACTTCCTGATATTTGGCTTCTGCTTCTTTTTCCTTTCCGAAAAACTCTCCAAATAGCTTTATATAAGCTGCTTTTTGCAATGGCTGCTGCTCCATGTATTCATCCAGGAATATAATCTGGATCCCATTGTTCTTCAATAACTGATAAGCATTGTCAAAACTTGCTATATAATTGGTAAAAATAGCATCTGGTTTCATGGAAATGATTTTCTCCACATTATACTTCTGATCGCTTCCTACATTCTGAATTTTTCCTTCTTTAATCAGATCCTGAATCTTTTCTGAATAAATATACTCCGGACTTGATACTCCAATGATTAAATTTTCGGCTCCAAGCTCTGAAATATACCCCGCCATACTAGCATTAAGTAGGATAATTTTCTTGAAAGGTGTTTGATTTTGCTTAAAATTATAGGTGAAATTTCCCGATTTCAGTTCGAAGCTTCCATCCTGTTCCTTGTATTGAGTGCGATTTGAAATCTTTGTCCAATCTGAGGACGAAATTTTTTGTTCTCTTTTACAAGCAATTAGCGAAAATACCGTGAATAAAAGTAAAATTTTCTGTTTCATGTTTCAAAGAACGGAAAAAAGTGGTATATTTGCAACCGTTAAACAACAACATAACACAAGGCCTCGTGGCGCAACTGAATAGCGCATCTGATTACGGCTCAGAAGGTTACAGGTTTGAATCCTGTCGAGGTCACAAGACCGACATTTGAAGATTTCACTCTTCGATGTCGGTTTTTTTTATTTCCTAATCCATTGTTATACTGGTAGATACACTGAGCAACAATATTCAGGATCAGTCTCAAAAGTTGGGGACTACGCAAAAAGTTTAGCTAATCTGAAGAGAAAAAACGATTTGTCCCTTACACCTCGCAGTCGTAATCTGAAGTTTTTTATTTTGGCATTGAATGATTCAGCTGAAGCGCTAGTACTTCTTTGATTAAAATAATTGAGAATAATGATTTGCAATTGTTTTAATCAGCAATGAGAGTGATTTGAACCCTAATTCTTCTACATTTTTGAACGAATGCGCTAATTTGAGCATGGCTCCCAATTTGTCAATGTTTTGATTATAAACTCTCCTCAAACCATCCAATAAATTACAGGTCTTTTCTAAATCTGGATATTTCGAGAATAAAATCTCTGCTCTCTACTTTTGGGATAGCGTCCAATTTTCTTTAGTTTTTTATTTTTCTCCCCAAGTTTTACGCTTGATCCTAATCTTCTCCATCTCCATTATTTATGATACTTCGATTAATATCAACTCCGGGATATTGTGAAATAAAATCTGCCATTCCATGAATGTCTTCTGTTCTATACACAGGTTTATCGGTGTGACGCGGTTCTCCCCCACTTGCTCCCTGATAAGATGCATCTGTAGCAATTGTAATATAGCCAGCTTCTGCTAAACGTTGTGCGTAAGGACCAGACTTTGTTCTAAGCAATCAAATGTTGATTGGATTATTTTCTTCTTAAACTCCGATTGCTGTTTTTTACATATTTTATGATTCAATTGTTTTTATAGTTTTTGAAGGAATCCCTCCCACCACAGCATTATCTGGAACATCTTTGGACACCACCGCCCCGGCTGCAACAACAGCATTTTCGCCAATTGTAACTCCCGGAAGAATGGTTGCATTGGCTCCAATCCACGCATTTTTTTTGATAAGAATAGATTTTCCTATCAACCCTTTTCTATATTGAGGTTCTAAAGGATGATTTTCAGTTATCAAACTTACTTTCGGACCGATTAAAACGTCGTCTTCAATCGTAATTCCGCCTAATGTCAAAAAAGTACAATCAAAGTTAATGAATACATTTTTACCGATATTGAGATTCTTTCCGTAGTTGATATAAATGGGTGTAAACACAACTACATTCTCAAGTCTTTCACCCACAATCTCACTTAATATTTTTAAAAATTCATCTGGTTCTGTCGAATTATTTAACTGAATCAATTGCTTCTTAACCTGATAAGAAGCTTCTAATAATTTGTGAATTTCCGGGTCGTCGGGCATTATTGTCACACCATTTTTTAGTCTTGTGAAAATATCTTCGTTAAAGCTCATTTTTAAATATTTAGAGAAAAAAAGACGCTAAATCCGCCATTTCAATAAGCGGATTCAGCTATTGCAATGTTCAATTATTTCAAATTCGTTCTGAAGAAATTATCCAGTTTTTCAAAAGGAATCACATCCACTTTGTCATATAAATCGACGTGAACCGCATTTGGAATAATTATCAATTCTTTCGGTTCTGCAGCCACTTTGTAAATGTCTTCGCTCATATATTTGGAATGTGCATTTTCCCCAGCAATCAGAAGCATAGGTCTTGGCGAAATTTCTTTGATATAACTCAACATCACCGAATTGGCAAAAGACATCGGATTGGTTTTCGTCCAGCCTTTATTGGAGTTTAAAGAACGTTTATGATATCCTCTGGACGTTTTGTAATAATCAAAATAATCCTTTACAAACTGAGGTTCATCACCGTTTAATTTTTCAGGTAAATGGGTTGTCGGATATTCAGGCTTTCCGTTTTCAGCATCAACCCAACGTTGCAGACTCATTGTTTCAAAAGCTTTCGTGCGTTCTTCGGGAGTCATTTTATCATAATATCCTTTGGCGCTAACTCTTGAAATATCATAAGCACTTGTTGTCGCTACTGCTTTCACTCGTTTGTCGGCAATGGTGGCATTCAACGCAAAAGTTGCAAAGCCACAGATTCCGATAATTCCGATTTTGTTTCGGTCTACATTGTTCTGAAGTCCAAGAAAATCAAGTGCCGCACTGAAATCTTCGGTATTAATGTCTGGGGAAGCAATATCTCTCGGCTCACCTCCACTTTCGCCGGTATAAGAAGGGTCAAAAGCAATAACAGCAAAACCTCTTTCCGCCATTTGGTTGGCATATAAACCGGAAGACTGTTCTTTTACCGCACCAAACGGTCCGCTGATTGCCAAAGCTGCAAATTTTTCGTTCCCTGCATTTTTGGGAAGGTATAAATCTCCGGAAAGCGTTATTCCGTAACGGTTTTTGAAGGTAACGGATTTTCGGGTTACTTTATTGCTTAGTTTAAATGTATAATGTTCGTTTTGTTCTGCTGCATTCATTGTCTTTTGATTTGATTTTTTATTCTGCGCAAATGCCTGTCCGATGAAAAGAAATGACAAAGCCATCACTGTTGTTGCTATTTTCATATCTGAATTTTGAATTAAAAATTATTTGCACAAAATTAGAAACAGCGAAATGCTAACAGTTAATGATAATCAAACCAAAAAATAAGAATTTCAAACTTCGGTCAAACGAAATGCTTTTGGATTGGTTCCGGTTTGTTTTTTAAAGAAATTATTAAAATACGTCGGATAATCAAATCCGAGTGCAAAAGCAATTTCTGAGATATTCCAGTCAGTGTGTTGCAGCAATGCTTTTGCTTCTGTGAGAATACGTTCTGTAATATGAACCGTTGTAGATTTTCCGGTAACTTCTTTTACGGCACGATTGAGATAATTGACGTGAACATTCAAGTTTTTTGCAAAATCCTGTGCTGATTTCAGTTGCAGAGATTGGTCTGTAGTTTCAATAGGAAATTGTCTTTCCAACATTTCCAGAAAAACGGAGGATAATCTTGATGCCGCATTCTTATTTTGGTCAAAATTTTCTACAGGTTCCAGCTTCAAAGATTCGTGAATGATAAGACTTATGTAGTTGCGTATCAGCTCATCCTTATAAACATAATCGCTTTCCTGTTCTGCAATCATCTTTTGGAAAATAGTATTAAGAAATTGTCTTTGTTCTTCAGTAATTTTCAGAACGGGAGTTCCGCCGATTTTAAAGAAAGAAGACTGCTGTAAACTTTCGGAGCGTTCAGAATTCTTAAAAAATTCCTCAGAAAAAAGAATGGTATAGCCTTTATAAGTAGTTGAAATTGTCTCCCAGGAATACGGAATATGTGGGTTTCCGAAAAAAAAGTACCGTTCCTTCCTGCTCGAAACTTTTATCGGAATAATGAATCTTACTTTTCCCGGTTGTAAGGCAAATTTTATAGAATTCTTTTCTGCTATACACAAGGGTTTCGTTTCCGTCCTGCTCAATCTGAAACGCACGAAAACCTTTTAGTTTTAACTCAGTATTAAATCCTGAAACAACTCTTTTTACCTTTTCTTTCATTTTTCAAAGTTAAGAAAATCAAAACCATAAGTATAAGCACTAAAAATGTAGGTTACTATAACTTTATTATTCTTAAGAATGTCAATCTCCATTTTTTAAAATACTTAAATTACATTGAAAGTCGTTTAAAGTGTATGAAAATTACCCAATAAAAATGAGTTTTATAATTCTTGTTTAATTTGGCTTAATCGAACCAAATCATCTATAAAAGTGTTTGAAGATAATCCCGTCTTGATCACACACAAAGCCAAATGGCACCAACTAAAGACAGTTGGTGCCATTTTTTTTAATAAATTTCCGGATCTTACCATACCAAAATTATATGATCTAAACCCCTATTGAAAATACCTGACTAGCATACTCATAATGTTAGCAACTCCAATTGTTTACTTACTACGTTCTTGAAACCTTAGGTCACAAGTAATGATTCAGTAATCAGGTTCTAACAAAAAAATACTTTCAGATTCCATTTAACATTTAAATTCTATACATAAAAATCCGAGAAGCTACTATCTTCTCGGATTTATTTATCGACATTGTTAATCTTGTTCTAGATACGGGTATTCCGCTCACGCTAGGATAGAAAAGTAATTTAATAAGATCCTATATGAAGGGATTCTTATTGCAGCAGGTTTATTCATTATCTTTTTTTTTTATCTTCTCCATAGATTTTTTTTAGTTTTTCAATTTGCTGAGCTTTCTGTAAAGAATCTATTCTTTTTTCTTTTGCAATAAATTCTGGAGTATAGCGAATAGAAAACTTTTTTTGGGAATAATGGATAGATGCAAAAAAATTAATAATTATAAATAAAACTATTGACCAAACAATTATGCCGCCTATTAGATTCTTTCTTTTAGGCAGATTGTCAAATTCCAAATTATATTTTTTCCAAACATTATTATTATGATCAAGTGTTATATAATTGAATATTATTATAATAACACCTACAATATACAATGATAAATCTGAAATGGATTTTGGATTTATATTATTGATTATATAATAATAATTTTGGATAGAAAATGCAATCCAGAATTCAAGAACTATCATTACCAAGCCCGCTCTAAACCCGTTCAAAAAATTTCTAAATGGAAATGATGTCCATATCATTGCCTTATACATTTTATAGAAAAAGTAATAATATGCTCTTTTTATTTTGTTCATAGAATTTGTTTATTGTTTCATTGCTCCTGGCCAAATTTGCCAATATGGATTAAAACTATTTTCCTGATTCAATCGGGATTGATCATTAAATGCTCCCGGATGTTCTGCATTACCTGTCCAACCTCCCGGATAAAAAGCGTCTACACCAAAATACAATATGGATGGAACAGCTCCTACAGCGGTTAACCCATAAAGTCCCACTCCTGAATTGAAATAAAATTTACCTTCAGAAATTTCTCCTTTTTGGAGTGCTCTATAATCTAACACAATACCAATTCCAACGCTTACTTTTCCAGCAATTCCTCCCCATTTTGCTAAAGAAGAAGTTGGAAAAGATGCTTTTGTAGGTGCCATGCTTCCAAATTGGCTCAGATTTCTTCCTGTTAATTGATAATTGGCAGTTATGCCTCTTCTGATTCCCTGTCCATACATTCTTTCAGCATTCAAACCTCCTTTTATTACTGATAAAGCAGCTGCTGCTCCAAAAAACCAATTTCCCCTACTCCCCCAGGTATACGTATCCTGGAAACTAGGCATATTCCTTGTGCGCAACCATGCAAGCGGATCTTCCCCTGGTGCATTTGTAATGTTATATACAGGTCCCACGCTGTTGGATCCTCCGCTATAATCGCCATAGCCATAGCCTCCCCAAGGATAATAATAAAAGCCGGCAGGCAAATAACCTCCGCCAGGATTATTACCTACTACCACCTCTTCGATAAGGCGTGGATTATTGGCACCGCCCGGAGAATTAGGAGGAATTGAACAATCCGGAGGACAGTTTGCACTTTCTCCAAACAGCCCTGTGGGATCTTTAATAGCTATAGGATTATTAAAAGCATATCCATAAGCATCTAATGACAGAGAACTTAAAGGATCATGCTGTACGAATCTTCCCAGATCAGGCATATAAGAACGGGCATTCATATCATACATTCCTGTTTCCTGCAATTCATTCTCCAGATAGCCGTATTTATAATTAGGATTACCTAATCCTATATTATTATATCCTTCATGCTTTAATCCAAAAGGATAATAGTTGTTTTCTTCAATGATCTCTGCTGCTCCACTGGTTCCTTTAAGGTAACTTACCCTTACATTTCCAAGGTGATCTGTATAGTTGTAAATATACTTACTTTTTGTAAAATCATAATATCCTTCACTTGTTGGTACAAATTGAAGCCCTGATGGTGTAATTGGAGTTAACAAACCTGCATAAGAAGAATATTGAAATCCATCAATATACTCTGTGGTAGTTATTGAGTTTAAAGTACCTGTATATGTTTTAGCAACCTTAGTACCATCTGCTCTATAAATATATTGAATAGTTCCCTGTTTTTTTGTTCCAGGATTTACACTTATGTTATTAGGAAGATTTAGGAAATTATAATTTATTGTATTTATTCCTTTATCTAAATGATTTTTCATATTCCCACTGTCATCATAAGTAATTGTATTTTCTCCAATGGGATAGCCTGCTCCATTACTAGAGGTATCTTTTACTTTTACAAGCCTGTTGCTGTTATTATCATAGGTATAGCTTAATCCATCAGCATACTCAGCAAATGTACTGTTTTGCGACTTTCTAAATCTGGATAGATACAATATGTTCCCATTGCTATCGTATTCAGCACTTTCGTTGAAGTAATAAACATTTGGATTTGTGGCATTAGGTTCTATGTAAAGTCCGCCTGATAGTCGGTTAACTCCATCATAGCTATAATCGTATCTTCTCAATATGCCATCACTTTGAGTGGCCCAGTCGATCTCTGCGATATTTCCGCTATAGATTGCATTATTGCTTTGAGGATTCGTGTATTTAAGTTCATATCCGAAAAGCTTATTATTTAAACTGTTAGGATCATTAATATGAGTTAAAGCCCCACGTGTATTGTACCGGTAAGCCAGTGACTGTATACCATTACCTACATTTTTATTCTGAAGCTGTCCCAACTCATTGTAAATATATTCAGCGAGAGTTTCTTCTGCTCCACCATTTATTTGATGAGTATGTTTTATTAATCTGTCTTGATGATCATAAGTGAAAGACTCACTGATTGTTACTTCCTGACTGTTTGCATCTTTTTTATGATGCGTCAAAATATTTGAAGGCACTCCGGAAAAGGTAAGCGTAGATTCTTTTTTGGTATAACCATTCAAATGGTTGATCGAATGGTCTGCTATTGCTCTTCCTTTCTCATCATAATATATGTAGTTTTTTGTCCAGCTATTGTTCTCTATATTTTTTACAAAGGAAGCCAAAAGATAA
Proteins encoded in this region:
- a CDS encoding DUF6443 domain-containing protein, which encodes MKKTYSSILILVGLLHYAQTVPPIYNGQNSDLSGVNENYIYVRNYLEPTSVSNPKAKQIQNILFFDGLGKPNQNVTIHASPTGNDLVTHIPYDNFGRQAEDWLPVPMSSQNGNIQVPPSTSGYYKTSSGSVDALIYGKKNLENSPLDRLRSYAGPGTDWSGKQSIYNYYTNNDAEVYKFTTTSTLNNGVISSVLNSQLINYPEGALYKTVINDEDGHEVTEFKNEQGQTLLTRKKQGFSYLSTYYVYNEYNQLAFVIPPLASQKIAAANGVTPDILAGLIYQYRYDGWNRLTESKTPGVDWKYMVYDQMDRLVMSQDINLRSQGKWLFTKYDALGRIAYTGLLNSSGDRQAQQAAINTNPGETRSSSGFTDLEGSTIYYTNGNTYPQSNMTVLSVNYYDTYPPGSPSNSSGVVTQSYLLASFVKNIENNSWTKNYIYYDEKGRAIADHSINHLNGYTKKESTLTFSGVPSNILTHHKKDANSQEVTISESFTYDHQDRLIKHTHQINGGAEETLAEYIYNELGQLQNKNVGNGIQSLAYRYNTRGALTHINDPNSLNNKLFGYELKYTNPQSNNAIYSGNIAEIDWATQSDGILRRYDYSYDGVNRLSGGLYIEPNATNPNVYYFNESAEYDSNGNILYLSRFRKSQNSTFAEYADGLSYTYDNNSNRLVKVKDTSSNGAGYPIGENTITYDDSGNMKNHLDKGINTINYNFLNLPNNISVNPGTKKQGTIQYIYRADGTKVAKTYTGTLNSITTTEYIDGFQYSSYAGLLTPITPSGLQFVPTSEGYYDFTKSKYIYNYTDHLGNVRVSYLKGTSGAAEIIEENNYYPFGLKHEGYNNIGLGNPNYKYGYLENELQETGMYDMNARSYMPDLGRFVQHDPLSSLSLDAYGYAFNNPIAIKDPTGLFGESANCPPDCSIPPNSPGGANNPRLIEEVVVGNNPGGGYLPAGFYYYPWGGYGYGDYSGGSNSVGPVYNITNAPGEDPLAWLRTRNMPSFQDTYTWGSRGNWFFGAAAALSVIKGGLNAERMYGQGIRRGITANYQLTGRNLSQFGSMAPTKASFPTSSLAKWGGIAGKVSVGIGIVLDYRALQKGEISEGKFYFNSGVGLYGLTAVGAVPSILYFGVDAFYPGGWTGNAEHPGAFNDQSRLNQENSFNPYWQIWPGAMKQ
- a CDS encoding recombinase, which translates into the protein MKFFNSSTNFESVLKKYFSFKNETLSLEPFAELLESVKRADFTDVLNFLRSNPNFAENFKYYIHNIFKGRPFNLSLTEANILSENAFFPELKKRILNKVLPPVENEKTVWYMIDNVSLRPNTDLKYLHNLPENEVNEFLALIGAADFIIKPNVKKELIFSMNILSWRVTGMAMEVEVVRMAPQYRNLSNPFLALQNELEALADDLIKDPELQLHSKDSRYKQIKIYSEQCLEFVNIAFKNSAKYGISGKINQSLLKIRQQTERIYEIVQLLIIDSEEDILVRSKQLIFNILSYKSHKNNIADLINDSTRLISHLITNHTAEAGTHYITSTRKEYMTMFYKASGGGIIVGALCVLKMLYGYIPGSDFSHAFLYSMNYAMGFVMIYLMGFTLATKQPAMTAATMTKVLSEEGNSKRNNTEFAHLVSKLFRSQFIAFVGNVLLAFPVALAIIYGLDVFFSQNLAVDRSDKLLKDLDPFKSKAILHASIAGFYLFISGIISGNIGNNSVFYQIPERIAKNLSIRSFFGKKFAKGLSKYYAKNWPGIVSNFWFGVFLGATAPVGMFFGLDLDIRHITFAAGNFALGLYGKDFSVDSYTFWISFVTVFLIGFFNFLVSFSLSMFLAFRSRKMNFGQVSEIYKEIFRYFIKHPLKFFLPLSSGLDKKADDLMSSTISNKSDEH
- a CDS encoding DapH/DapD/GlmU-related protein, which encodes MSFNEDIFTRLKNGVTIMPDDPEIHKLLEASYQVKKQLIQLNNSTEPDEFLKILSEIVGERLENVVVFTPIYINYGKNLNIGKNVFINFDCTFLTLGGITIEDDVLIGPKVSLITENHPLEPQYRKGLIGKSILIKKNAWIGANATILPGVTIGENAVVAAGAVVSKDVPDNAVVGGIPSKTIKTIES
- a CDS encoding alpha/beta hydrolase — its product is MLRTKSGPYAQRLAEAGYITIATDASYQGASGGEPRHTDKPVYRTEDIHGMADFISQYPGVDINRSIINNGDGED
- a CDS encoding transposase; the encoded protein is MQIIILNYFNQRSTSASAESFNAKIKNFRLRLRGVRDKSFFLFRLAKLFA
- the mtgA gene encoding monofunctional biosynthetic peptidoglycan transglycosylase: MWKRIKQFIFIVLVLNVVFIIWGRFFNPPITLTQIGGLFEYGKLHRDYISYDEMGDNVKKAVIASEDQKFFDHNGFDYTAIEKAMKYNEKGKKIRGGSTISQQTAKNVFLWQGRSWVRKGLEAVYTFIIEKTWSKDIILERYLNSIEMGQGVFGVEAAAQYYFGKSSKDLSTSDAAWIAAVLPNPKKYDPKNPSPYLRKKHNWIMRQMRNVSLK
- a CDS encoding ABC transporter substrate-binding protein yields the protein MKQKILLLFTVFSLIACKREQKISSSDWTKISNRTQYKEQDGSFELKSGNFTYNFKQNQTPFKKIILLNASMAGYISELGAENLIIGVSSPEYIYSEKIQDLIKEGKIQNVGSDQKYNVEKIISMKPDAIFTNYIASFDNAYQLLKNNGIQIIFLDEYMEQQPLQKAAYIKLFGEFFGKEKEAEAKYQEVEKNYNELKQLALRAKDKPVVLANEMYGDIWYIPGGNTSVAHYIADANATYIMKDNKDEKALTMSFEEVFAKTNGVQYWVNAGNHTSRKEMLKMNNFYGKLDVFNKGKLYTIGGKERQMANDFFESGGVRADLILKDYIKIFHPELLPDYQLTYMKELQ
- a CDS encoding alpha/beta hydrolase, coding for MKIATTVMALSFLFIGQAFAQNKKSNQKTMNAAEQNEHYTFKLSNKVTRKSVTFKNRYGITLSGDLYLPKNAGNEKFAALAISGPFGAVKEQSSGLYANQMAERGFAVIAFDPSYTGESGGEPRDIASPDINTEDFSAALDFLGLQNNVDRNKIGIIGICGFATFALNATIADKRVKAVATTSAYDISRVSAKGYYDKMTPEERTKAFETMSLQRWVDAENGKPEYPTTHLPEKLNGDEPQFVKDYFDYYKTSRGYHKRSLNSNKGWTKTNPMSFANSVMLSYIKEISPRPMLLIAGENAHSKYMSEDIYKVAAEPKELIIIPNAVHVDLYDKVDVIPFEKLDNFFRTNLK